A stretch of the Polaribacter pacificus genome encodes the following:
- a CDS encoding GNAT family N-acetyltransferase, which translates to MTKLDGHTVSLRALEPEDLEFLFEAENNTSFWKMSDTQTPFSKYVLKQYLENAHLDIYQAKQFRFIIEEKLNQKAVGMIDLFDFNPQHQRVGVGILIHQLYQNNGFASEALALLIEYCFEILLIHQLYANISVDNHKSIALFKKHAFQEVGIKKEWIKSPDGFKDEILYQLIKK; encoded by the coding sequence ATGACAAAACTAGATGGACATACCGTTAGCCTTAGAGCATTAGAACCTGAAGATCTTGAATTCTTATTCGAAGCAGAGAACAATACTTCTTTTTGGAAAATGAGCGACACCCAAACTCCATTTTCAAAATATGTTTTAAAACAATATTTAGAAAATGCGCATTTGGATATTTACCAAGCCAAACAGTTTCGGTTTATCATAGAAGAAAAACTCAACCAAAAAGCGGTTGGCATGATTGATTTATTCGATTTTAACCCACAGCATCAAAGAGTTGGAGTTGGAATCTTAATCCATCAATTGTATCAAAATAATGGTTTTGCTTCTGAAGCCCTTGCACTCCTTATTGAGTATTGTTTTGAGATTTTACTAATACACCAGTTGTATGCAAATATCAGTGTAGACAATCACAAGAGCATTGCACTGTTTAAAAAACACGCCTTTCAGGAGGTTGGAATAAAAAAAGAATGGATTAAATCTCCTGATGGATTTAAAGACGAAATACTATACCAATTGATTAAGAAGTAG
- the dapF gene encoding diaminopimelate epimerase: protein MDQTFYKYQGAGNDFVIIDNRNLQFSKDNVALIKHLCDRHFGIGADGLILLEEDEETDFKMVYFNADGNESTMCGNGGRCIVAFAHKLGLFSVNTTFIAVDGLHHASISKGEVSLQMVDVSEIQLYEGYAFANTGSPHHVVLVENLDEYPVFNEGKRIRNELYGTAGSNVNFTEQLNQNTFKVRTYERGVEDETLACGTGVTAVAIAMHKAQKTTSNSVCLPVKGGILEVSFEPSANGYQNIFLKGPAIFVFKGSIAI, encoded by the coding sequence ATGGATCAGACATTTTACAAATACCAAGGAGCCGGAAATGACTTTGTCATTATAGATAATAGAAACTTACAATTTTCTAAAGACAATGTAGCGCTCATAAAACATCTCTGCGATCGACATTTTGGCATCGGTGCAGATGGATTAATTCTGTTAGAAGAAGATGAAGAAACTGATTTTAAGATGGTCTATTTTAATGCCGATGGAAATGAAAGTACCATGTGTGGTAATGGAGGTCGTTGTATCGTAGCTTTTGCTCACAAACTTGGCTTATTTTCTGTAAATACCACATTTATAGCAGTAGATGGCCTACATCATGCTAGCATTAGCAAAGGAGAAGTCTCTTTGCAGATGGTTGATGTTTCTGAAATTCAATTATATGAAGGCTATGCATTTGCCAATACCGGATCACCTCATCATGTTGTGTTGGTAGAAAACCTGGATGAGTATCCTGTTTTTAATGAAGGCAAGAGAATTAGAAATGAATTGTATGGAACTGCTGGCAGTAATGTTAATTTTACTGAACAACTTAACCAAAACACCTTTAAAGTAAGAACTTACGAACGTGGTGTAGAAGATGAAACACTTGCCTGTGGAACCGGGGTGACTGCGGTAGCCATTGCTATGCACAAAGCTCAAAAAACAACAAGCAACAGCGTTTGCTTACCAGTTAAAGGTGGTATTTTAGAAGTCAGCTTTGAACCTAGCGCAAATGGATATCAAAATATTTTCTTAAAAGGACCTGCAATATTTGTTTTTAAAGGAAGCATCGCTATCTAA